TCTCCAGTTCACGTTTCTCACATTGAGTGGAGTACTCATTATTTGGTGTCTCAATGGGATTCTATAGCTTCTCAATTTCTTGTTTATTATGTTCAGAATTGTGTTCTTTTAATATGTGGGCAATTAAGCTCTCTCATTACTTCTTGGTCTTGTTTTACACTTGGAATCATTCAAGAAGCTAGTGATCATAATCAATCATCAGCTAAACTGGCTTTAAAATGGTACTTTTCCTATCAAGTGCTAGAAGAAAATCAATGAGAATTGTAATGGATCAATGCTGTGATTTAAAATTTACTAGATTTTTCCAAATTGCTGAAATTTTTAAGATAAGTTGCTGAGATTAAATAACACTAACATTCTGGATATGTGGCCGCGGAGTAAAGTTCTCCTTTGATGTTTTAAGTTATTACTATTAGTCTCCGTTACCGTGTTTAGTTTGTGTCATACTGGAAATTAGATATATTGTTATGATGGCCTAAGGAATAATTTCCTAATTTCTGTCCTGCTTGGAAGCTCAGTCTACTCTTCtgttttgcaaatacattcaaTTTCAATATCATCAGGTCATGCATATATTTTCAACTTATTTTTATGTCTACTCATCCGTTGAAGTGCATGAATTTGGTACAAGCATAGTACGTTAACTACATATACTTTTTGGCCTAGTTTGCGAATtcaggaaagaaaagaaatgaacaGAAATCACTATTAGGAGAGAAAAAATGGGTTACATCTCAATTACATTGATGTTTGTTTCATGGGCAAAATTAGCATTTTAATGAAGAATCTCTCTCCATATATAGGTTATTTGGAGTTAGTGAAATCTCCCTATTTTACTTCTCCTCTCTTTGTCTTATTCTCCCAAACGAGAGAACACTTGAACTTTCTGTATAAAACATTTTTTTCCCACCAAAATGAAGTGTAGAGTTCCTTAGATGTGGATGCTATCTGACTGTTACTCTATTGTGCCTGCTCTACCTGCTTAGCCAATCCTAAAGTGCTGTTCTGAAATAATGATAACTGGAGGTGAAAAAGAATcttcttaaaaataaataaataaataaaatttatggCTAATGGCTGAAACAGATAGCATTCGACCTCTATACTGATATAAGTGGTGGTTACTCATAACACAATGATTAAAGATGCTTTCTTGATCTTGTTACCGTAAGTGTCATGTATATAAATTATTTGAGGGTACTTGCTCCAATGGTCCCTAGCATCTATAGCCTTCTCTAGTTTGGTTCCTTAAACTTTGCTTTTGATAAATAAGCCCTGGACATTCTTACTGGTTCCTATCTAGTCAATAAACAACAGAATCTGTATATAAAGATGGAAAGATCCACATGCATTGTCTGTGGGCTGAAAAAGGGTAACAGTCAGGGTATCGTCTTAGATATCTGGATTCAAATAGGGCTCTAGCATAATATCTTGTGTAGCCATGACCATCTGCTAAATGTGTAAGCTAGAGCAGGTGGTTTTAAAACACCTTAACTTAGATATGCTTGAACAAACTCCTATATGGTGTGCAAAAAGATTTTTACATCCTTATCTTTCATCTACAGTTGATGTGCAAACGCACATTAGATCTCTCATGTGCTGTTCTTTAAATTGCTAGAAAATTTGGGGCAACTTGAAAATCTTATAGTTTTCTAGGAGTTCAAATGAAATTGTGAGGGACCAAAGTAAAATGTAATACCACTGCATTAATCAGAGACTGTAATGAGTAGTGTACAAATACGTGTTATCACATTTTATATTCTTAACTTATGCTTTGATTTGACATCATGAACGTCACAGCAGTGTCATTATCACGGTTGTTAAGGCATTTATAGGAAGTCAATCTTTAAAAGCTGTAATAGGTATTTCCAATAAATGTCATGGATGCAATTAATCGGTGCAATTATTGAGACTTTTTTGTATCAAGTAATATGCTGTGAATTATAAATACCCCCTGTGACCGTACACACATGCCCCGTGAACTCCAATTTACTGTGTGACAGCACCACCCCTGCCATACTCTCTCTTTAAACCctcaatttcgtcctcgaataCTCCGTCAATCCCCCTTTCCCCAGTTTGTTTTCTCGACAACATATACCCTTCAATTACCTTCCTGTTTAATACCAATTAGATCAATCACCCATCAATGGCTGTAATTGGGGCATCTAGTGTTAGTGATGGGCCTGTCCTGAGCGTCATCAACAAGCGCCTTCGTGCCCTCCGCAAGAAATACAACCGCATTCTTCAAATGGAAGAGGTCCTTTCACAGGGCAAGACCCTCAATAAAGAGCAGGAAGAAACCCTTCATTCCAAAGCCTCTGTGATGGGCTGCATCAATGAGCTTGAAAAGCTCAAATTACCAGTCTGTGCTGCCGTTCAAAAGGAATTAAAGGAAtcggaggttgaaaaaaaattttccatggTTGAGGAAATTATAAGGCTGTTGTACTTTGCGACGGTGTTTAGCTTTCCGCGTAGACCTGATTTTTGGGCAACTAGGAGTGAGAGGGAGCGATGTTTGGCATATACTAATGTCAATGACAGTAATGCGCGGGAGGTTGTTAGTGAGATGGATCTAACCCTCATATCTATGCTTGGGAGCCTGCTAATATCAAGGCCTGTGAATTGGACTTTGTCCCATCAGAATGCACTGCAACTGTGCGTTAAGCATGCCAGGCTCTGGCTTGCTAAGTCTGATCAGCCCATTGGATCTAACCCTTATTTGAcatgtatgatgaatttttctcatttttctgtGGAATGAACATGTAATATGTGTGTGTCTAGCTTATCTGTTTTCAATGCTGTTATCCTGCTTATTGCTTTAATGAGTTTTGGTTTTGTGTtttgtgcatttcatttattgTTATATTGCTTGGTGATTCTAGGCTATTGAATGAAGTTACAATTCTTCCCCTTTTTGCTccaattttttgtttaattttagttatATACTTTTATAATTACTGGTTCGCATTTCACTTCTGTTTGTTGTAATGgcttttttggaatttttgcaGATTCTGGATTGAGGGAGAAACTAAACAAGATCATGGCATCAGACTATTTCACTACAACACCAGAGATGAAGGCTCCTGTTGAGGTGGCAGCTGCTGCTGGCAGCTATGGTTCCTTTCAAGTGCCAGCGCATGGATCTGTCATGCCAGTCCAAGTCGAAGGTTCTGTGGTGCAGTATCAACAGAAGGTAAGAGATGTGGTTATGCTTGATTGGGTTGATACTCTGAAATTtgttgttttttcatttttagcaTGCATGGATTGTGTAATAGAGTGCTGCGAATTGTGACTCAGGTACGGTTGTTAGACTGGCCTATGCTTTCCTTAGTATTGTAATGGAGGCTGGGGTGTTATACCCTGGATGCTTAGTTTATTTTGGCTTAAACTGCTCTTCAATGAAAGGCACAAGCATCCTTTTGCTGTTGCATGGGCTTGGTTGTTCACACTTTGTTTATACTACTATTTGCATGGGATGCATTTTTGTTGCCTATCATAGTTCTGCTACATGGAGGTACAACCTATAATGTGTGGTCTAGCCCATGAACGTTCAACATCTGCAATTTCATTGCATATTTCGTTTAGATTACTGgattatatatttaaaaatatgactctctctctctctctctcacacaacATGATAAGAGGTTCCAGCATTTTAGTGAGCCCACTATTTTATTTCGGTTATGCTGTACCTTTTTCACCTTTTCCtgtgtttttctattttttttgggggggggggttgttTGTGGGGGTGAATTCACTTTGTCTACATGCCCTTGCTCAATAAATATGAATTGAATTTGCTCTTTTCAAATCTCTATGGATTATACAGGAAGAAGAGACAGCAAATGCTGAAGAAGATGAATCATATGATAATCAGTTGAGCCCTGCAGAAGAATTTCATCAGGTAGTCTTTCCTCCCAAAgattttttttaccttttgttTGTTCCTTGATGGTACGTTTAATAATCGTGCTTGGCAGGGGGAGACTGAAAACTATTCTGAACTTCCCGTACAAAATGAGCCCACCACACATCAAGCACAAAATTTGCAGGAGTATGAGCCCAAGGAGCAAAATTATGCTCCTCGAAGATCGTATCCAAATTACAGAGGTGGTCGTACTGTGGGTGCAAGCGGCCGTAGGGGATATGCTAATGGCCGTGGAGGGCGCGGCAGGGGAGGGGCCTATCAGAATGGCCGCAACCAGCACTATGACCAGCCTGGTACTTACTATCCCAGGAACAACTATTACAGAGGAAGAGGGGGTAGGGGTTTCAATGGGAACTACAACTATCATGCCAGTCAAGCTGGCTATGTTGTAGCAGATTCATGAGGCTGATGCTTCAAGGGTCTGGTagtctcctttcatttccttctttctttttcttttttcttttttttttttttttttttgggaggggggGGTGTGTGTGTGGGTGGTGGGTGGGTTGGGGCTGTTATGAAACTTGTCTGGACTTCAAGGACTATTTGGATGTTGTTCCCTTGAATGCCATCCAGAACCCTGTTTTTGTAGTATGATAAACAGATTATTTATGGGGTTTAAAATAGAAAGGTCAACTTTAGCTTCTCCAACTGCTATATATTTGCATCTCgccttgtgtgtgtgtgtgtgtgtgtgttcccCTTGTTTTGGCTAATTTCTTGGTATTCTGGTGCATTTCACTTTGTCATTCTTCTCAGTCTATTCTTGTTTAGAGGCATGTGAAGTACTTGTTAAATGCTGTCGAGTCGAAGGAGGCAGGGACCTAGAAATTTGTTGTTAGTGATACTGATCGGAGGTGGCATGCTTACAATAATGCTGATAAATTGCAAGGAAGCTTGTGGATCCCTTGATACAGTCTCAAGTTTAGGACTTTTTTTCAAGTGAATTGAGAGATAAAACCAGTACAACTGACCAAATATACTTGGCCATTACTGTCCAGATTTATTCTTCACCTTTCTTTGTTCTATTTTATTGGTCTTCTGTAGGAAGTAATGCAAAGCATTCTAAGATGTCGTAGTTCAGTTTCACACATTTTTCATGGAAGTTCATGTGGTAGGTTTTAGAAAGACCGAGTAGTAATGTTCCCATTCGTAATTTTGATTTGTTGGGTAATGCGGAATATTAGTAGCAGCAGACTGCGGTTTTGCACACGGACTTGGATGGCATTGTGAATTACGTGATGTTCTAGCACAAGTTATTGGATACGGAAGGTGGATGCCATAGCATTGATTTTGCAATTTGACTTCTTAGGGGAATGAATGGTGGTGATTTCAAGTCGTGCAAGCCACTTGCTCTTCATGTATAGATTGAAACTTCTTTTTCAGCTTCTCGACACAAATGCCCCCCACGTCCAAGTCAAGAACggtcaaattcatccaatcccTATATGTACATATGAAGAAAAATGTGGCAACTGAAAAACAAAGTAAAAATAACTGAAAATAGAGTCAATAATGATAATGTTTGCTAATAGTAGCTATATATACTCCTAACCAATATATCGTCAGTATAAAGATGATCTATGTTGCTTCAAGAATCTTGGGAGCCATGCGAATCTTGAGGCATCGAAGGACTTTCAAAGCCATGCGAGGAGAGTTTGTCCAAGTCAAGGTAAGGATCCACAGAATTTGTATTACCATAATCAATGAAGTCCATCGGTAAATCCAAATAATCTTGTACCACCATATCACCAATATTTCCTCCTCCAACAGGATTAAAAACTGATGTACCCCCTTTTAAGTTTGGGGCATTGATGGTAAGTGTGGGAGGGTACAAAGCTGGATTGACAGGAGGTATTGGAAGGAACGAAGATGGATGCATAAAACTGCTGATAGGTTTGGCCCCGTGATGATAGTAGTGCGGTGGAAAATTACTGATGTATTTGGCAATGTCTGGGTTTGTTGCAGGTTCGATGGATAGTGGTTGAATGCCCGCAAGCATTGGAAATTGCTCTGATGGCGGATATTGATAAAAAGATTCCAAATGAGGATAGGTGTAGTTAGCTTGGTAAGTGTAAGGGCAGCCACTTTGTTCATTGCTACCGGGAGGAGGATCAAATAAACTGCCCTTTTCTTCTCCAAGTTCATCATCAGGATTTCCATCATTGCTTTGATTAAATGAACCAGGATTTTCATCATTCCTTTGCCGAGCTTTGAAAGATTTGTGATTCTTTTTATAAATCTTGCACAGGACATAATCATCAAGCTACAAGAATAACACGTTAGATCCAAAGAATAAACAATAGTATCAATGAAGAACAATTACGTAcgacatatatatataacattaGAAAAGGAAGGTTAATAAGTACTTACTCAAGGAAAAGATTAAGAATTATGTAAATGTTACCTACCCTCATGTCATTTGCACTCTTGCTTTTATGATGTCCTAAAACCCTGTATTCGTGCATAATCCAACTTGTCTTCACACCTTTGGGAGGTCTGCCTTCATAAAAAACCAATGTCTTCCTAACACCAACAGTGACACCATTGCAGTGGATATTCTTGTCTGCCCCAGTGGCCTTCCAATAACCGGTACCGGCAGCCCGATTTGGGCGACTACCGTTCAAATACTTTTTATCCCTCGGTGTGAAAAAGAACCATTGATTATCGCCCATGCTTGGATATCTCCCTAAAATAGAGAAGATAAAACAAGAaagatttttaaaaaagaaaattgcggTAGAAAATCTTCCTATCATACACAATTGGTAGCATAAAAAGGTCCACATGGAAGagaaatctgtatttttcttaGTGTGGTATACAAGTAAAGTGCATGATCACTCtcgcaaaacaaaaaaaaaaaaaaaatcaggtaATTAAGTGTGTAACTGTCAGggataaaatttcaaacacctaaaagaaaaaaggaaaaatcttcaCTTTTCTTGTCAGTGAAATAATTTAGAAGACAACATCTAAAACTAAACGTGAATGTAGTAAGCTCTTAACACGGTCAGAAACCTCAGAAGCAAACAAGGATTGTGACCTAAAGTGGAAAAGAGAAAGGGATTAAGATATATAGTAAAGCACGTAAATAGACTAAAAAGGGGACTAAATAAATCTGCCGGAGAACTAATGGTCCACAACTTCCCTAGTACTCTCTCGGGTATAATAACAAAATAGTAATGCATGTTTGCAAGAATTCAAAACTTTGATAGGAGGGAATTAAACGCatgtatttatttattgaacAGGAATAGTAGTTAATGCGAATACAACGTCGCTAGACCAGATACAGCAGCAAACATGCCAGTGATAAACAAGGCCTACGAACAAGTAAAGTTGGACACATGTATAAATAAGCACTAATAATTATCCACTGTAAAAACTTAATTAAAACagaaaccctaaaacccttAAAGTAAAACCCCTAAAACCCCATGCCAGATATCATCACAAAAGTAAGTGCATGTCAATCGAATGAACTTCGATTTAGACCAACCTGATGCATGCATAACAATCAGGGTTATGGCGAAATCAATTATATAGTAAAAAAGCGTACTtgaggaaaaatagaaaaattattaaaaaagaacgaaaaagaaaaacctgATATTGTATCAGGGTTCTGGCGATAAAGATTAACTTCTCTAATCTGATTCCTGGGTAAAAGCTCGCCCAGAATCTTTTTCTTCAGGTAACAAACAATGAGTTCACTATCCATCGGACAGAAGCGATACCCCGGTGGAAAAGTATCAAAGTAGTCCTTGTCACGATCTATAGCGTCGTTGTTGTAAGCATCATCATCGTCCTTGACGACATTGTGGTTTTTGTTACCATTGTCCACGAGTCTTGAATCACTAGGGCTGGACAATGTCGTGCTAGTGTTGTTCAGTCCAGACAAGACATTTTCATGGTCTTTCCTCAGATGATGGGCGCAGGCATGGGCACCGGGACTGGTAATAACGTTAACAGCAGTCGACGTATCGGCTGAGGCCTCTATTTGCGGGAAGCTTTCGTGGCCAGATGCCATGATTTCTCAAGACTCTTTTGATCAGAGAAGTGTGGGGCGATAGTCAGGGAAGAAGGGTTGtatttggaaacaaaaagggtTTACGAATTTTGGTTAATATAGGGTCCGTGACGAGAGAAAATTTCGAGATTTTTTCAAGATTTTGTTGGGGTTCCATCTTTATCTCTTGATTTCGAACTGATCTAAAATTGTATGTAGCTACTGCAATACGACTCGGATACTAATAGCTAGATTAATTTGGACTAGGAGTAGTCCTGGATTACGGAAATTTACAAATTTAATCACAACGCTGTTTATTTTTTGGACAATATTGAATTGAGATCGGAGAAAATATGTGAATTTGCATGAACAAAGGAAGGAGCTGAGCACGCTCTGACGCTAGGCACAAATATTTtcgtattttatttttttgtcccTTCCATTTTCCTCTCGAAAAAACTTGTTTCTTTCCCTCAAAAAGAAGTATGAATATAGATGagaattaatctttcctacgcTAGGCACAAATGCTTGTTCTAAAGTTATCTTCACTATTTCAACTTTGAATTCTAGAgaaaattgcatcattttgagcTAGATTTCAACCTTATATCTTGGAAATTTTTGAGAGCGAAATATAAGGATAAAACTTTTAGTGACCATATTAACAATATCATCCAGGGTGAAAGTTGGATGCCACAATACTcatataaataataaaatctgtaaatgaaaatgaaaaactttcaaAATTGATATATCACAATACTCATAAAACTATTGAAATCaggaaataaaaatgaaaaactatCATCTTGCAGATAATTCACTAACATTCTATATTGGCAgagaaattttattaattttctcGATAAAATAGGCATTTTTTGAGTGACTAAATAATATTAGTTGGGTAGTTTTGTGATGTACAAATATTCCAAAGATTAATTTTTTCACTGATGGTTGATGATATCTTCCGAAGTTGGTTTTACTTTCTAAAGACCTTTTTTCTTGGGACAAAAGTTTTACCTCAACTCCATTGAGAAGTGGCTCCCGTTAAACAATAAACATTGTAGTATTCATAATATATATTTCCATGGTATCCTCTCATTATTTTGTTCGAAGATGGTGTCGTCTAATTTGCCAGATAACCGCGTACCTCATTCAAGTATTATTATGCATGGAATTAGTAGAGATGACAATGGGGGTGGGTGCTCGTCCCGCGGGGAAATAATGGGACGGGGATGGGGGAATTTTTCTCTCCCGTTTTAAATGGGACGGGGGGAGGGATGGGGGACAATGctcccgccccatcccccgtcTTATCCTCCACttcaatttattaatataaataaatataatatattatataatctaataataataaatttagaaTATTTGACAACTAAATATAACCTTTATCCAATTTCTATCCAAATTCTTAGTTGATATTTGGCACAAGTATGTTACTCATTTTATGAGTATTTCCCAATGTTATCTATAGAATTCGATTgagtttctaaatttttttggtgttttatatCAACACTTTTCTTGTTTCatatttcatttttcactttttcaactccttattttattttattttttgaatttggcTTCGATATATTGAATAAATGCttctagaaaaaaaatcaaattatcacCCGCAAGCACTCATGGGGGAAGTAGGGCGAGGCGAGGGGTGGGAGGACAGAGGCGGGGGCAGGGGCAGGGGGAATTTTTGGGCAACGGGACGAGGGACGGGGGAGTGATCTCAAGCCCCAAACctgccccgttgccatccctaagaATTAGCAATGCACCATTATTTACCATATTAGATTATGTCCACATTGATTTGAGAGATGGAAAGGAAAGGGTAATATGTAAGTAAAGGTTCGAGATCTAATAACTTTAGTTTTTGGGTCAGAGTTGGATTCCTAATTTACATATTGAGATCTTTGGTAGACTCTTTCGAGACACTTTTTCCTTATATATTGGGCTATTCATGGGTAAGTGGGttcttctcgaagttggaccggtgaaaatttttttcttgatgGTGGACTAAAATGTCAAAGTGCTGGGGAGTTTGGCTTCTGTTGGACCAAGTGCGCCAAGGGTTTGACAAGGATCCGATTGGTGTTAGACCAAGAAGTCGAGGGTTGGCAAGGATTCAAAAAATTCAGTTTGGATTTCAAAAAAGAGTGGGTCCATAATTAGGAGTAGAGGTGACCTTAGATGTTAAGATAGGTTTGTATTGAGTATTAAagtgagttaaaaaaaaaaacttgtaaaTTAGTtgacaaggtgagaagagctTGTAAATTGGTGGGCAAGGGTCCAATAAAACCCAGTAATCCAGTTAGCTGACCTTAGGTGTTAAAGGGGCGTTGAGTATTAAAGTGGGTTCGgagaagaaattataaattagGAGTATTAAAGTGGCGTTGAGTATTAAAGCTCAAATCACCAGTCTGTGCTGCCCTTCAAAAGGAATTAAAGGAAtcggaggttgaaaaaaaattttccatggTTGAGGAAATTATAAGGCTGTTGTACTTTGCGACGGTGTTTAGCTTTCCGCGTAGACCTGATTTTTGGGCAACTAGGAGTGAGAGGGAGTGACGTTTGGCATATACTAATGTCAATGACAGTAATGCGCGGGAGGCTGTTAGTGAGATGGATCTAACCCTCATATCTATGCTTGGGAGCCTGCTAATTTCAAGGCCTGTGAATTGGACTTTGTCCCATCAGAATGCACTGCAACTGTGCGTTAAGCATGCCAGGCTCTGGCTTGCTAAGTCTGATCAGCCCATTGGATCTAACCCTTATTTGAcatgtatgatgaatttttctcatttttctgtGGAATGAACATGTAATATGTGTGTGTCTAGCTTATCTGTTTTCAATGCTGTTATCCTGCTTATTGCTTTAATGAGTTTTGGTTTTGTGTtttgtgcatttcatttattgTTATATTGCTTGGTGATTCTAGGCTAttgagaaaaatacagattttgtatatagcggtgagtagggtcgaatccacagggactggggatgattcgtttcttctagagtccaaagtatgggtgggggttttggattaaacgctaactaaataaattaactgcagaaaataattgattaagagaaataattaagggaaaactctaaccaagggtacacttcagaaatggttcatgcactgataatcgattcacagataattccacatttattaatagattggttatagttgtcatacacgcaaTAAACAACCAacatttccttactttctcgatagttaaggtacgaccggttactatttctctaacccaaaaacaattctagatacgaccgtaggatttaatttctagattggattaataattagaaaggcccaatcctaactaacaaacacgctaagagggtttgtttaaattagattgtatgtttccctgacataaacccgattacgccagttgctactgagataaagataacgaacaattacggattcaattatccctatttggcaaaatagcctatgtgaataattaaatattgcgtatctattcaatcactcacacgagctatagcaattaaaagcaggaaacatataaataccaataaattaaggaagcaattaaaataaattagatctcacagtaattgttgaaccaaatcttcagttgtccccttgactagcaGTAGGAgattagtcctccattaatggagaacaaccccCACGGAAAAGGTATTTGAAGGTTACAATTGTTGCCTCCCAAATTCGTTCAAGGAAGAAAAGTAAAAATCAGCCCTCAAAGAAAAAGTCCCCTCCATGTTTTAAAGCTACGGGCAACCTGCTAAAAGTAAGGAATAAATCTCCTAAGCTAAGTctacttcctttttcttctaatTATTTCCTTGTCTTATACGGCCGTGTGAAGACTAAAGGAAAGAGCCCTACTTTGACTCCACTTTGCTCTTCATCCGCCCCAATCAAGCTAGGAAATCTCCTTGTGCTCTTGTTGACTTCTACTCGGACTTGGAAACTTCCACGCTCGAATCCCAAACCTTCTGAACTTGAATGTGTCACCACCAAATTAGCTAGAAATTGTCCCTTTTAATCATGTTTTGATTAttttcctacaattagcactattaaccaaatataagtagtatctatcaattaaaatactatttggctaaaatcaagggaaaaataGTTATTAATTTAACAATAAATCATGACCTATCATtgacaaggtgagaagagctTGTAAATTGGTGGGCAAGGGTCCAATAAAACCCAGTAATCCAGTTAGCTGACCTTAAGTGTTAAAGTGGCGTTGAGTATTAAGGTGGGTTCGtagaagaaattataaattagGAGTATTAAAGTGGCGTTGAGTATTAAAGCTCAAATCACCAGTCTGTGCTGGCCTTCAAAAGGAATTAAAGGAAtcggaggttgaaaaaaaattttccatggTTGAGGAAATTATAAGGCTGTTGTACTTTGCGACGGTGTTTAGCTTTCCGCGTAGACCTGATTTTTGGGCAACTAGGAGTGAGAGGGAGTGACGTTTGGCATATACTAATGTCAATGACAGTAATGCGCGGGAGGCTGTTAGTGAGATGGATCTAACCCTCATATCTATGCTTGGGAGCCTGCTAATATCAAGGCCTGTGAATTGGACTTTGTCCCATCAGAATGCACTGCAACTGTGCGTTAAGCATGCCAGGCTCTGGCTTGCTAAGTCTGATCAGCCCATTGGATCTAACCCTTATTTGAcatgtatgatgaatttttctcatttttctgtGGAATGAACATGTAATATGTGTGTGTCTAGCTTATCTGTTTTCAATGCTGTTATCCTGCTTATTGCTTTAATGAGTTTTGGTTTTGTGTtttgtgcatttcatttattgTTATATTGCTTGGTGATTCTAGGCTATTGAATGAAGTTACAATTCTTCCCCTTTTTGCTccaattttttgtttaattttagttatATACTTTTATAATTACTGGTTCGCATTTCACTTCTGTTTGTTGTAATGgcttttttggaatttttgcaGATTCTGGATTGAGGGGGAAACTAAACAAGATCATGGCATCAGACTATTTCACTACAACACCAGAGATGAAGGCTCCTGTTGAGGTGGCAGCTGCTGCTGGCAGCTATGGTTCCTTTCAAGTGCCAGCGCATGGATCTGTCATGCCAGTCCAAGTCGAAGGTTCTGTGGTGCAG
This portion of the Coffea eugenioides isolate CCC68of chromosome 11, Ceug_1.0, whole genome shotgun sequence genome encodes:
- the LOC113752663 gene encoding uncharacterized protein LOC113752663; the encoded protein is MDLTLISMLGSLLISRPVNWTLSHQNALQLNAREAVSEMDLTLISMLGSLLISRPVNWTLSHQNALQLCVKHARLWLAKSDQPIGSNPYLTYSGLRGKLNKIMASDYFTTTPEMKAPVEVAAAAGSYGSFQVPAHGSVMPVQVEGSVVQYQQKEEETANAEEDESYDNQLSPAEEFHQGETENYSELPVQNEPTTHQAQNLQEYEPKEQNYAPRRSYPNYRGGRTVGASGRRGYANGRGGRGRGGAYQNGRNQHYDQPGTYYPRNNYYRGRGGRGFNGNYNYHASQAGYVVADS